Below is a genomic region from Spiroplasma endosymbiont of Dioctria linearis.
AATTTTAAAAAATAATAAAAAATCGCAATTTATGATAATTGCTTTAATGATTTTTTCTTCTATTATATTAATATATTCAACATTGCTAGCTATTTCACCAATAATAAATAAAAATAATATTGAAGTAATTAATAATGCTATTTTAGAAGAAAACTATCAAAAAATACTGTCAATATTTTTATATAATGGTAAATCGTGAATAGTGGCGCCAAGCAAGACATTAATTTCTTTTTTGCCAATTATTTTAAGTTTAATAGTAATTATATTTTTAAGTAGTAGATTAATTATCCATAGTGTAGGTTATAGAACTAAAACTGCAATGGGAATTTCTAGAATTGTTAGACCAATCAAAAGTTATCAATTTACAATGATTTTTGTTTGAATTTTTTTAGTATTATTGATGATAACAATGACTTTATCTTTAATATCTGCAGCTCCATTTTTTCTGGGAATAGCATTTCAATTTAGTGCTGCAAATTTTATAACAATTGATGAAGCAATTACAGTTAAAATTGTTCAACAATTAGATGGTCAATTTGGACAAATTTATTGATTATCTTATGGAGCATTTTCAAAATTACAAGGTGTTAATAATCCTGCACAAGTTTACAAAATGATTGATAAAGTTATGTGATTTATAATGCCAATTATTATTCAATTTATTGCTTTAATTTTAGGATTTATTGGAGCTATATTTGGTGAATGTAGTTGATGATCAATTAATATACTTGTTTTAAAAACATTTGATTTTCAAGCTGGTACAAAATTAGTAGATGAATATGTTAAAGTTAAAAAACCTAAAATTAAAGAAAAAAAATGAAATGAAAAACCTAAAAAGCAAAAGGTTTTAAAAGCCAAAAAAGCGAATTTATCTACAAATCTTAATAATGATGAAATTAAAACAATTGAAATAATTGAGCCAAAAAATTATGAAGAATTACAAGAAATCTTGTTAGAAGAAAATAAGGAAATAATTAAACCAATTGAAGTTGTTGAAACTATTAATAATAACGTTGAAGTAAAACAAGAACTTGAAGAAGTAAAAAATGATGATAATCTTGAAGAAAATATTGAAAACAAGAAAATTGAGGAAAATCAAAGAAATAGTGAAAACAATCAACATAATCGTATTGAATCTTTACAAACAACTGAGTTTGGAAATATAACTGAAATTGAAGATATTTATAATGAAAAAGCATTAGAAGATAAAACTTTTGATCCATTAATTGAAACTAAGTGTGTTTTATTTTATAAAAAAATAATTAAATTATTAGAAGAATCAGATAATACAGATACTTCATTGTATTGAAATACAATTAAAAAATCAAAAGAAATAAAGGATTCAAAAAATAATGATTGATTAACTATTTCAAATGAAATAGAAAAAGAAATAAAATTATTTTCTACAGTTGATACCGAGTTTGTAAATTTAATTGAAAAACTAATCTCTGATTCAAAAAATAATTTTTTTGGTAGATACAAAAGTGATTTAGAAGAGTTAATTGAAGATTATCATTTTGCATTAAAAACATGAGATTTATTGGCAGCTGAAATAAAACTTGAGCAAATTTTGGCAATTACTTTTAGAAAAAAAGAATTATTACCAAAAGTAGGTTTCTGTTTGAAAAATAAGGTTTTAAACAATTATAAAAATATTGATCAAAAAACAAATGTCATTAATAGATTAGAAACTGCAAAAAATAATAGAGATTTTAAAGGTTATAGAGATATTTGTCTGGAAATAATAAAAAGCGTTTCACCAATAAAACCAATTATTAGTAATTATATTAACAAAATAATTTATAATTAACATAATTAAAAGAGGTGTTTTTATTGAAAATAATAGGAGTTAGTGGTTTTATTGGAACTGGTAAAACAACTTTATTAGATCATTTAAGCAAAAACCCTAAAATAAAAGTAATTCAAGCTGATAAAGTTTCTAAAGATATTCTTTATGATAATAAAATATTAGATTTTATTAGAAAATTTATGCCAGAAGTTATGAATGAAAATAAAATTGAAAGATCAATTTTGAGAAAAATTTTATTTAATAATCATAAACTTAATGAGAAATTTACTAAAATTGCATGACCTTTAATTTCAAATGAAATTAAAAAAATTATTGAAATTGAAAAGGATGCAGAATTAATTTTTATTGAAGCTGCAGTTATAAGTGGGATTAAATTAAAGTTTGATAAGAAAATATTATTAACAATGGATAATGAAAAAAGATTAGAAATTGTCAAAAAAAGA
It encodes:
- the coaE gene encoding dephospho-CoA kinase (Dephospho-CoA kinase (CoaE) performs the final step in coenzyme A biosynthesis.), with amino-acid sequence MKIIGVSGFIGTGKTTLLDHLSKNPKIKVIQADKVSKDILYDNKILDFIRKFMPEVMNENKIERSILRKILFNNHKLNEKFTKIAWPLISNEIKKIIEIEKDAELIFIEAAVISGIKLKFDKKILLTMDNEKRLEIVKKRDNRELEEIESITQFQMKKLKNTKFDYVLNNNKNKKEFLKEIDNLIELIQKN